A region from the Solibacillus sp. FSL H8-0523 genome encodes:
- a CDS encoding phage baseplate protein, producing the protein MAELVGTSKLGGYLIHVENEDADIDVDIPTHKVEKGIDLSDHVERKPIVVKLSGLLIRPTYDRLETLVKAIESMEKTGKLLTYEGRRIYKNMMASGLSIKASSKVMNGYKFSLTLTEVRVGQSSYVAPKTKATTAPVAQAGRKQTENNKAVKNAAATHIVKKGDTYSTIAKKYGVTISSLQKLNKYDPRKIPIGVKLRVR; encoded by the coding sequence ATGGCAGAACTAGTAGGTACATCAAAACTTGGAGGATATTTAATCCACGTTGAAAATGAAGATGCTGATATTGACGTGGATATTCCCACTCACAAGGTGGAGAAAGGCATTGATCTATCTGACCATGTAGAGCGTAAACCGATTGTTGTTAAATTGTCAGGCTTATTAATACGACCAACATATGACCGTTTAGAAACATTGGTAAAAGCCATTGAAAGTATGGAGAAAACGGGTAAATTGCTCACGTATGAAGGTCGCCGTATTTATAAGAATATGATGGCTAGTGGGTTGTCTATAAAAGCATCGAGTAAGGTAATGAATGGCTATAAGTTTAGCCTTACATTAACGGAGGTAAGGGTTGGACAATCATCGTATGTAGCACCAAAAACAAAGGCTACAACAGCACCAGTTGCACAAGCTGGACGAAAACAAACAGAAAACAATAAAGCTGTTAAAAATGCAGCAGCTACACACATCGTAAAAAAAGGTGATACATATTCGACTATTGCCAAAAAATACGGTGTAACGATTTCTTCATTACAAAAATTGAATAAATACGATCCACGTAAAATCCCTATTGGTGTCAAATTGAGAGTGAGGTGA
- a CDS encoding phage tail tape measure protein, with product MAIRDLGVEIGVDIDESPFADLNREIDEIADMMRSLDIGVFDDMEREARALTGDFELMDGAVSEFDRSLSGIDDGSISAVSTETGIATKAMSALKVGVLAVGAAIGGLAISFGAFAMDADGAFGRLEAQTGASVEQLEVLKSSANETFARGYGESMQEVTDAISRVKQNMHDLEDEDLSDATANAMLLANVFDSEINEVTRGAQGLMDAFGISSDKAFDLFTKGGQNGINMSDDMFDQMGEFSAVAAQAGYSAEELFGVMSRGAQNGVYNMDRVNNAILEFGLRSTDGSKGTAAAMKDLSKDTQNLWKDMLAGKVTSKDLSTTVINELKAMDDQTLANEVGIALWGTTWEDNTKDVMYSMFETTEAMKGFEGATAAAADAVEGTFKNRMLGAWRELQIGITGVVDNPAAQEFFDEIATKAEELIPHILAGTASIFEFGNSILNGTSAIHEFVDTYGFMIAGVAGGAATYYLITGAVSAYNAMLLFAAGTGPIYTAVTAGMTTVTGAFGAAVAFATSPIFLIAAAIGAAIAIGVLLYKNWDTVILKAGQLKDGLGEKFTEIKSDITGALSPVLSLFDSLMSKWNNFKSTVSNFSISGAVDWVASKVPGFSSGIGRVPNDMVAEIHKDEAIIPAEDAQMLRDTGVIDGDGRYPNINMDNLSDAEGTYQTTKMTNNASTSVQAPVNIIVQGGNTNAETGQSIREALEDFFADLGTIMPQVREG from the coding sequence ATGGCAATACGTGATTTAGGTGTTGAAATCGGCGTCGACATTGACGAGAGCCCCTTTGCTGATTTGAACCGTGAGATTGATGAGATAGCCGACATGATGCGTTCACTCGATATTGGTGTCTTTGATGATATGGAACGAGAGGCACGTGCGCTAACAGGTGATTTCGAATTGATGGACGGTGCTGTAAGCGAGTTTGATCGTTCGTTATCGGGCATCGATGACGGTAGCATAAGCGCAGTATCAACGGAAACTGGTATAGCAACAAAAGCGATGAGTGCATTGAAAGTGGGCGTATTAGCAGTAGGTGCTGCAATAGGTGGTCTAGCAATATCTTTCGGGGCATTTGCTATGGATGCTGACGGCGCATTTGGACGTTTGGAGGCACAGACAGGCGCTAGCGTTGAGCAACTAGAGGTATTGAAAAGTAGTGCCAACGAAACATTCGCACGTGGTTACGGAGAGAGCATGCAAGAAGTTACAGACGCCATATCGCGCGTAAAACAAAATATGCATGACTTAGAAGATGAAGATCTTTCCGACGCTACAGCAAACGCGATGTTGTTAGCTAATGTGTTTGATAGTGAAATTAACGAGGTTACGCGTGGGGCGCAAGGACTTATGGACGCCTTTGGTATTAGTTCGGATAAAGCGTTTGACCTGTTTACTAAAGGCGGTCAAAACGGCATTAATATGTCCGACGACATGTTTGACCAAATGGGTGAATTCTCGGCTGTAGCGGCTCAAGCTGGTTATAGTGCTGAAGAGCTTTTCGGTGTGATGTCGAGGGGCGCTCAAAATGGTGTCTACAATATGGACCGCGTAAATAACGCAATACTTGAATTTGGTCTAAGGTCAACCGACGGCTCAAAAGGAACAGCCGCCGCGATGAAAGATTTATCGAAAGATACACAAAACCTTTGGAAAGACATGCTAGCCGGTAAAGTTACTTCAAAAGATTTAAGCACAACCGTCATTAACGAATTAAAAGCTATGGATGACCAGACGCTCGCTAACGAGGTTGGGATTGCGCTCTGGGGTACAACTTGGGAAGATAACACCAAAGATGTAATGTACTCAATGTTTGAGACTACAGAGGCAATGAAAGGATTTGAAGGAGCTACAGCGGCAGCGGCAGATGCAGTTGAAGGAACATTTAAAAACCGTATGCTCGGCGCATGGCGTGAGCTACAAATCGGTATTACTGGTGTTGTCGACAATCCAGCAGCTCAAGAATTTTTTGATGAAATAGCTACAAAGGCGGAAGAATTAATACCGCACATACTTGCAGGAACTGCCAGCATTTTTGAATTCGGCAATAGCATTTTAAACGGAACAAGTGCAATTCATGAGTTCGTCGACACGTACGGCTTTATGATTGCTGGTGTGGCTGGCGGAGCGGCCACCTATTATCTAATTACCGGAGCAGTCAGTGCGTATAATGCCATGCTATTATTTGCCGCAGGTACAGGACCGATTTATACAGCGGTTACGGCAGGTATGACGACAGTTACTGGAGCGTTTGGTGCAGCTGTTGCTTTTGCTACATCACCAATCTTTTTAATTGCAGCCGCGATTGGCGCCGCGATTGCGATTGGTGTCCTTCTTTATAAGAACTGGGACACTGTAATTTTAAAGGCTGGGCAATTAAAAGATGGGCTTGGTGAAAAGTTTACTGAAATTAAATCAGATATTACAGGGGCACTAAGCCCGGTATTAAGTTTATTTGATAGCTTGATGAGTAAGTGGAATAACTTTAAAAGTACTGTATCGAATTTCAGTATCAGTGGTGCAGTTGACTGGGTTGCAAGTAAGGTACCTGGCTTTAGTTCGGGGATTGGTCGTGTACCTAATGACATGGTCGCTGAAATCCATAAAGACGAAGCAATCATACCAGCAGAGGACGCACAAATGTTGCGTGACACAGGTGTAATTGATGGTGACGGACGTTATCCAAACATCAATATGGATAATTTAAGCGACGCAGAGGGCACCTATCAGACAACAAAAATGACAAATAATGCATCAACGTCTGTACAAGCGCCAGTTAACATTATTGTACAAGGCGGCAATACAAACGCCGAAACAGGGCAGAGCATCCGTGAAGCATTAGAAGATTTCTTTGCAGACCTAGGAACAATCATGCCACAAGTGAGGGAGGGATAA
- a CDS encoding DUF3277 domain-containing protein translates to MTGHIGVYDARKVVTTVGGIFITGFADGTMVKASKDNDNFEASSSAQGDAVVSINGDGMGTIEITLNQTSPSIAVLDGFANSRAMVPVWVNSNNEVKEVVGGTKAMVTKPSDKEFGKSASNRVFTMKVFDYAVK, encoded by the coding sequence ATGACAGGACATATTGGCGTATATGATGCGCGTAAAGTAGTTACAACGGTGGGGGGCATTTTTATTACCGGGTTTGCAGACGGCACAATGGTGAAAGCGTCTAAAGATAACGACAACTTTGAAGCCTCTTCAAGCGCTCAGGGTGATGCAGTGGTATCAATTAACGGCGATGGCATGGGTACGATTGAAATTACACTCAACCAAACATCACCATCAATCGCAGTGCTAGATGGCTTTGCGAATTCACGCGCTATGGTACCAGTTTGGGTTAACTCGAACAACGAAGTGAAGGAAGTCGTAGGCGGAACGAAAGCGATGGTTACAAAGCCGTCTGACAAAGAGTTTGGTAAGTCTGCATCAAACCGTGTATTCACAATGAAAGTGTTCGATTATGCAGTTAAATAG
- a CDS encoding DUF3383 family protein, with protein sequence MPLKDVNVIINIKKPASLEGLGTPLILAQKTGPSTFKVYGDTDGVKADFPEDTDAYKAAYVALKQGDTSTSKVAIATYDGTDVTVKQVLEQHFDKDWYFVSLATGTVDDMIAVSDVVEGEGFKAALHVVDNLEDLGVLNAKRYDRTFAMMHDKLEQYPHIALVGGHGSKTVGSITYKFKKLIGVDPAPYDATTLLAIHELKGFAYVSKGNQYQTSEGTMLSGEYIDVIHGKDWVKVNMENAIAQLFVNNDKISFDDVGIPRIEGEARTILEIAGQQGIIALNEAGQPLYTITAKNRAQTNATDRVDRHYKGLSFSLELAGAIHEATVNGEMVV encoded by the coding sequence ATGCCGTTAAAAGATGTGAACGTCATTATAAATATTAAAAAACCAGCTTCACTTGAGGGGTTAGGTACACCGTTAATTTTAGCGCAAAAAACAGGACCATCTACTTTTAAAGTTTATGGCGATACAGACGGTGTAAAAGCAGATTTCCCTGAAGATACGGATGCGTATAAAGCAGCGTATGTTGCCTTAAAACAAGGCGATACGAGCACTAGCAAAGTGGCTATCGCTACTTATGACGGAACAGACGTAACCGTGAAACAAGTGCTGGAACAGCATTTCGATAAAGATTGGTATTTTGTATCGTTAGCTACTGGTACAGTCGACGATATGATTGCGGTATCTGATGTCGTCGAGGGTGAAGGATTTAAAGCCGCTTTGCACGTTGTCGACAATTTAGAAGATTTAGGTGTACTGAATGCTAAGCGTTATGACCGCACTTTTGCCATGATGCACGACAAATTAGAGCAATACCCACACATTGCATTAGTTGGTGGTCATGGCTCGAAAACAGTTGGTTCGATTACGTACAAATTCAAAAAATTAATCGGTGTAGATCCAGCGCCATATGATGCGACAACTTTATTAGCTATTCACGAGTTAAAAGGCTTTGCTTATGTATCGAAAGGAAATCAATATCAAACATCCGAGGGAACGATGCTATCAGGTGAATATATTGACGTTATTCACGGTAAGGATTGGGTGAAAGTGAACATGGAAAATGCAATCGCTCAGTTATTTGTTAATAACGACAAAATTTCATTCGACGATGTGGGTATTCCTCGAATCGAAGGAGAGGCGCGAACGATTCTTGAAATCGCCGGACAGCAAGGCATCATTGCGTTAAATGAAGCTGGACAGCCTTTATATACGATTACTGCAAAAAATCGCGCACAAACAAACGCAACGGATCGTGTGGACCGACACTACAAAGGATTATCATTTAGCCTTGAACTAGCTGGAGCAATCCATGAAGCTACTGTTAATGGCGAAATGGTCGTTTAA
- a CDS encoding phage head-tail connector protein, with protein MELQELKTRLQMEQTETANDAYLQLQLNDAIEWVQRVCNQSFIVDYALTLPNTAKSVVAQYVAFEMQGNAGIKSESIGGMSQTFDSATERNQSLISKLSAAGLRKVRFVPFGGR; from the coding sequence ATGGAATTACAGGAATTGAAAACACGTCTACAGATGGAACAGACGGAAACGGCGAATGATGCGTACTTGCAGTTACAACTTAATGATGCCATCGAGTGGGTGCAACGTGTCTGTAATCAATCGTTTATTGTAGATTATGCACTAACACTACCCAACACAGCAAAAAGCGTTGTAGCGCAATATGTGGCGTTTGAGATGCAAGGTAATGCCGGTATTAAATCAGAGTCAATCGGTGGCATGTCACAGACGTTTGACAGCGCGACAGAACGTAATCAGTCGCTCATTAGCAAGTTGAGTGCCGCTGGATTGCGAAAAGTACGTTTTGTACCGTTTGGAGGTCGATGA
- a CDS encoding phage major capsid protein, producing the protein MKTAKKYLSVNIGQFDFDPANVLLQDAVTGAVPKEEGTLVVKQFLQQSVLTRLAKYEQMNKQEKKFTYLASGPGAYWVGEGERIQTDKAEWLTATLKAYKLGVIIPVSKEFLKYTVKDFFNQMKPAIAEAFAIKFDQAGLFGVGSPFEAGTSVFERIQAAGNTVALNSLGNLYDELNGVMAFIEDADKDPDGFTTTRKFKQKLRGAKDENKQPIFTDATAGATSTALGLPIGYADSKSWDYAKALLIAGNWDMTRYGMPAGMEYSISTDATLTTIKDADGNPINLFERDMFALRVTQEVAFTTLSEDAFAAITPAVVTGG; encoded by the coding sequence ATGAAAACAGCAAAAAAATATTTATCGGTAAACATTGGTCAATTTGATTTTGACCCAGCTAACGTGTTATTACAAGACGCAGTGACAGGTGCAGTACCAAAAGAAGAAGGGACGCTTGTTGTGAAGCAGTTCTTGCAGCAGTCGGTGCTTACTCGTTTAGCGAAGTACGAGCAAATGAACAAGCAAGAGAAAAAATTCACGTACTTAGCGTCAGGACCAGGGGCTTACTGGGTAGGTGAAGGTGAGCGCATTCAAACGGATAAAGCTGAATGGTTAACAGCTACACTTAAAGCCTACAAGCTTGGTGTAATTATTCCAGTTTCAAAAGAGTTCTTAAAATACACAGTAAAAGACTTCTTTAATCAAATGAAACCAGCAATTGCAGAAGCTTTTGCTATTAAATTTGACCAAGCCGGCTTATTCGGTGTTGGTTCGCCATTTGAAGCTGGTACTTCTGTATTCGAACGTATTCAAGCAGCAGGTAATACGGTTGCGTTAAATTCGTTAGGTAACTTATACGACGAGTTAAATGGTGTAATGGCATTTATCGAAGATGCAGACAAAGATCCAGATGGCTTTACAACTACGCGTAAATTCAAACAGAAATTACGTGGTGCGAAGGATGAAAATAAACAGCCTATTTTCACGGATGCGACAGCTGGTGCAACGTCTACAGCATTAGGCTTGCCAATCGGCTATGCTGATTCGAAATCATGGGATTACGCTAAAGCTCTTTTAATTGCTGGTAATTGGGATATGACGCGCTACGGTATGCCTGCTGGAATGGAGTACTCGATTTCGACAGATGCGACATTAACGACAATCAAAGATGCGGACGGCAATCCAATTAACCTTTTCGAGCGTGATATGTTTGCATTACGTGTGACGCAAGAGGTAGCGTTCACGACGTTGTCTGAAGATGCGTTTGCAGCGATTACACCAGCAGTTGTTACAGGTGGATGA
- a CDS encoding DUF4355 domain-containing protein gives MKTFKKRLTINVGQFDDALTFDQVKAFLEANKDNAEVQAYYKTDVVTGEAVKTYLATSDGKKVLQPLLDSNFTKGLDTWKTNNLDALVEDELKKRNPDKSPAEIEVEKLRQEIEKERTERARSELSTKALKLAQEKGLPTEVIDFLIGADEEATTANLTKYEEAHTKAIQAAVDAKFKGAGRDIDHQQGGDTGGIDISAIAGEVSLRK, from the coding sequence ATGAAAACATTCAAAAAACGTTTAACAATCAATGTCGGTCAGTTTGATGATGCACTTACATTTGACCAAGTGAAAGCCTTTTTAGAGGCGAATAAGGACAATGCTGAGGTGCAAGCGTATTACAAAACGGACGTAGTGACAGGCGAGGCGGTTAAAACGTATCTCGCTACATCAGATGGCAAAAAGGTGCTACAACCATTACTGGATAGCAACTTTACAAAGGGCCTTGATACATGGAAAACGAACAACCTTGACGCATTGGTTGAGGACGAGCTGAAAAAGCGCAATCCCGACAAATCACCGGCTGAAATCGAAGTCGAAAAGCTACGTCAAGAAATCGAAAAAGAACGTACAGAGCGTGCGCGTTCGGAATTATCGACAAAGGCGCTTAAATTAGCACAGGAAAAGGGGTTGCCGACAGAGGTAATCGACTTCCTTATTGGGGCTGATGAAGAAGCGACAACAGCGAATTTAACTAAGTATGAGGAAGCTCACACAAAAGCGATTCAAGCAGCGGTTGACGCGAAATTTAAAGGTGCCGGGCGTGATATTGACCACCAACAAGGCGGCGACACAGGCGGCATCGACATTAGTGCTATTGCTGGTGAAGTATCTTTACGAAAATAA
- a CDS encoding ribosomal-processing cysteine protease Prp, translating into MATKITVTTNPDGYLKIEAEGHTDSKICAVISTLLQSSVRYLQELEEQFPNDLSVHIKDE; encoded by the coding sequence ATGGCAACAAAAATTACAGTCACAACCAATCCAGACGGCTATTTAAAAATTGAGGCAGAGGGACATACGGACAGCAAAATTTGCGCCGTCATCTCCACGCTTTTGCAGTCGTCGGTGAGATATTTACAGGAGCTTGAAGAGCAGTTCCCAAATGATTTATCCGTACACATTAAAGACGAGTAG
- a CDS encoding phage minor head protein, translating to MMMDLEKYSKQLAKWQDKQLNIVENSIRLFYRKLVRTVLGEVATLYEKYEKDGQLTYAEMMKYDRYKSFMQSLELHVNSMSKTTQKSISELLSNSYVYSYAWMGWAIQSSSRKRLQYTALKMDQIRLAVENPITGLTLKQTLEKNRRDIIYRINQTVTQNLVKGTTYKDMAVSLTETFEGDYSKSIRVARTETHRVREQAMLDSAQHANKRGVVMVKKWRNMKDSRVRKTSKANHQKMDGVTVPVDDLFDLGRGERGIAPGNIGHAHHDINCRCLLVYEIERIEGQTNDDLARQTFEDFQRTLEG from the coding sequence ATGATGATGGATCTGGAGAAGTACAGTAAGCAACTAGCCAAATGGCAAGACAAGCAGCTGAACATCGTTGAAAACTCTATCCGCCTCTTTTATCGTAAGTTGGTGCGAACAGTACTAGGTGAGGTTGCTACGCTCTACGAAAAGTACGAGAAGGACGGACAGTTAACGTACGCCGAGATGATGAAGTATGACCGCTACAAGAGTTTTATGCAGTCATTAGAGCTACACGTTAACTCGATGTCTAAAACGACTCAGAAAAGCATTTCGGAGCTTTTGAGCAATAGCTATGTGTATTCATATGCGTGGATGGGGTGGGCGATACAGTCGTCATCTCGTAAAAGGCTACAATACACCGCTCTTAAGATGGACCAAATCAGACTGGCAGTCGAGAATCCAATCACAGGCTTAACGCTTAAGCAGACACTTGAAAAAAACCGCCGTGACATTATCTATCGGATCAATCAAACGGTAACGCAAAATTTAGTCAAGGGTACGACTTACAAGGATATGGCCGTTTCCCTTACTGAAACTTTTGAGGGTGATTATAGCAAGTCAATTCGTGTAGCACGTACTGAAACGCATCGTGTACGTGAACAGGCGATGTTAGACAGTGCTCAACATGCTAATAAGCGTGGTGTCGTCATGGTGAAGAAATGGCGCAACATGAAGGACAGCCGTGTCCGTAAGACTAGTAAAGCCAATCATCAGAAGATGGATGGCGTGACAGTGCCGGTCGATGACTTGTTTGACCTTGGTAGAGGTGAACGAGGTATTGCACCAGGTAATATAGGACACGCACATCATGATATTAATTGTAGGTGCTTGCTGGTGTATGAGATTGAGCGCATAGAGGGACAGACGAATGATGATTTAGCGCGTCAGACGTTTGAAGATTTTCAAAGAACATTGGAGGGATAG